One window of the Streptomyces sp. TS71-3 genome contains the following:
- a CDS encoding carbohydrate-binding protein, protein MTAGNSGESKPEDDDPFGYLYADGQASGATPPGGGGGYGYPGQRSSYNQVRTVGGRQYGQQAQGARGGGYGYPPQQGQPGQGRPGAPGQDGQTAAYGQIPQQGYHQPNAHYQAPETMAGAPPRQGPPPGYDTEGRGRRSGGPNTKGLLIGALAVVAAVVIGIGIAVLTGGDGDDSKAQAGGGSGAADTAGPGDTAPPKQSSGEAGKLPKSDAKALKLDGGTATASDIKGAKADGGIYVAGLNQVGASATWTVNGIPAGGKYTLYIGYGVPGKDANATLTVNGTPQTTPLSLKNWANAPAGDWEKGWTRSYFYLELNKGTNTVKISCEQGNQCDANLDQVWLVKGWKK, encoded by the coding sequence ATGACGGCCGGCAACAGCGGCGAGAGCAAGCCCGAGGACGACGACCCGTTCGGTTATCTGTACGCCGACGGGCAGGCGTCCGGGGCCACCCCGCCCGGCGGGGGCGGCGGCTACGGCTACCCGGGTCAGCGGTCCTCGTACAACCAGGTCCGCACCGTGGGCGGCCGCCAGTACGGGCAGCAGGCCCAGGGCGCCCGCGGCGGCGGGTACGGATACCCGCCCCAGCAGGGCCAGCCCGGACAGGGCCGCCCCGGGGCGCCCGGCCAGGACGGGCAGACCGCCGCCTACGGGCAGATCCCCCAGCAGGGCTACCACCAGCCCAACGCCCACTACCAGGCCCCCGAGACCATGGCCGGCGCCCCGCCGCGCCAGGGCCCCCCGCCCGGGTACGACACCGAGGGCCGGGGCAGGCGCAGCGGCGGACCCAACACCAAGGGGCTGCTGATCGGCGCGCTCGCGGTGGTCGCCGCGGTCGTCATCGGCATCGGCATCGCCGTGCTCACCGGCGGCGACGGCGACGACAGCAAGGCCCAGGCAGGAGGTGGCTCCGGCGCCGCGGACACCGCAGGACCGGGCGACACCGCGCCCCCGAAGCAGTCCTCCGGGGAGGCCGGCAAGCTGCCCAAGTCCGACGCCAAGGCCCTGAAGCTCGACGGCGGCACGGCCACGGCCTCGGACATCAAGGGCGCCAAGGCGGACGGCGGCATCTACGTCGCGGGCCTCAACCAGGTCGGCGCGTCCGCCACCTGGACGGTCAACGGCATCCCGGCCGGCGGCAAGTACACGCTGTACATCGGCTACGGCGTGCCCGGCAAGGACGCGAACGCCACCCTCACGGTCAACGGCACCCCGCAGACCACCCCGCTCAGCCTCAAGAACTGGGCGAACGCCCCGGCGGGCGACTGGGAGAAGGGGTGGACCCGCTCGTACTTCTACCTGGAGCTCAACAAGGGGACGAACACCGTCAAGATCTCCTGCGAGCAGGGGAACCAGTGCGACGCGAACCTCGACCAGGTCTGGCTCGTGAAGGGCTGGAAGAAGTAA
- a CDS encoding 1-phosphofructokinase family hexose kinase, translating into MILTVTLNAALDITYRVAALRPGATHRVSEVVERPGGKGLNVARVLAALGHEVTVTGFAGGLTGRALRDQLAEDESGTATGPSVRAVASTGTPTAGGAGPGGTAAVAVGAGGAAGAADGDRIAGPDMAGIADAAGIGDAAGAAGGAGRLTASGPAGAAGASRARRVRDALVSIGGTTRRTVAVVDAATGETTQLNEPGPVITPEEWTAFTAAYEELLGGCSAVALCGSLPPGVPVGAYAQLVRAAHAVSVPVLLDTSGEPLRRGLAARPDIVKPNADELAELTGSHEPAQATRDARRRGAHAVVASLGPRGMLAVTPEGRWRVVPPRRLRSGPVRGNATGAGDSAVAGLLSGLVDNLPWPKRLVRAAALSAATVLSTTAGDFDRGAYGELLGRVEVTEAT; encoded by the coding sequence GTGATCCTCACGGTCACGCTGAACGCCGCCCTCGACATCACGTACAGGGTCGCGGCGTTGCGGCCGGGCGCCACCCACCGCGTATCAGAAGTGGTGGAGCGGCCCGGCGGCAAAGGGCTCAACGTCGCGCGGGTACTCGCGGCGCTCGGCCACGAGGTGACCGTCACCGGCTTCGCCGGCGGACTCACCGGGCGTGCGCTCCGCGATCAACTCGCGGAGGACGAGAGCGGGACGGCGACGGGCCCGAGTGTGCGCGCGGTCGCGAGCACGGGCACCCCCACGGCGGGCGGTGCCGGACCCGGCGGTACGGCGGCCGTAGCGGTCGGGGCCGGGGGCGCGGCCGGAGCCGCCGACGGCGATCGGATCGCGGGCCCGGATATGGCCGGGATCGCCGATGCGGCCGGGATCGGGGATGCGGCGGGGGCGGCCGGAGGGGCCGGAAGGCTCACCGCGTCCGGTCCGGCCGGGGCGGCCGGAGCCTCGCGTGCACGGCGGGTGCGGGACGCGCTGGTGTCCATAGGCGGCACCACGCGGCGCACCGTCGCGGTCGTGGACGCGGCCACCGGGGAGACCACGCAGCTCAACGAGCCCGGCCCGGTCATCACACCCGAGGAGTGGACGGCCTTCACGGCCGCGTACGAGGAGCTGCTCGGCGGTTGCTCGGCGGTGGCGCTGTGCGGCAGCCTGCCGCCCGGGGTGCCGGTGGGCGCGTACGCGCAGCTGGTGCGGGCCGCGCACGCGGTGTCCGTGCCGGTGCTGCTGGACACCAGCGGCGAGCCGCTGCGGCGGGGACTCGCCGCCCGCCCGGACATCGTCAAGCCGAACGCGGACGAGCTGGCCGAACTCACCGGCTCCCACGAGCCCGCGCAGGCCACCCGGGACGCGCGGCGCCGCGGCGCCCACGCGGTCGTCGCCTCGCTGGGGCCGCGGGGGATGCTGGCGGTGACGCCGGAGGGCCGCTGGCGGGTGGTCCCGCCGCGCCGGCTGCGGAGCGGCCCGGTGCGCGGCAACGCGACCGGGGCCGGCGACTCGGCGGTCGCCGGGCTGCTCTCGGGGCTCGTGGACAACCTGCCCTGGCCGAAACGGCTCGTGCGCGCCGCGGCGCTGTCCGCGGCGACGGTCCTCTCCACGACGGCGGGCGACTTCGACCGGGGCGCGTACGGGGAGCTGCTGGGGCGCGTCGAGGTCACCGAGGCCACGTGA
- the nagA gene encoding N-acetylglucosamine-6-phosphate deacetylase, with protein MPAKDRCTLTGARVVLPDGILDGARLTVEGTRIAGVSGSAPGDTGAGTGAGATRATGAGTQGDAGAAGGEVVDLTGHWLVPGFVDIHNHGGGGASFTNGTVADILTGVRTHRLHGTTTVVASTVTGETAALAQRAGLLSELAEQGDIAGIHFEGPFISPCRKGAHSEALLRDPDPAEVRKLLDAARGQATMVTLAPELPGGLDSVRLLAEHGVIAAVGHTDATYEQTVAAIDAGASVATHLFNAMPPLGHRTPGPVAALLEDDRVTVELINDGTHLHPAALQLAFHRAGAARVAFITDAMDAAGFGDGLYRLGPLAVEVKDGVARLAEGGSIAGSTLTLDRALQRAVTVDRLPVQDAVHALSENPARLLGRYDTVGSLEPGKDADAVVLDADFGLAGVMRKGEWVVRPGD; from the coding sequence ATGCCCGCGAAGGACAGATGCACTCTCACCGGTGCCCGTGTGGTCCTGCCCGACGGAATCCTGGACGGCGCTCGCCTCACCGTGGAGGGCACCCGGATCGCCGGCGTCTCCGGGAGCGCTCCCGGAGACACGGGCGCGGGTACGGGCGCCGGTGCGACCCGTGCCACCGGTGCCGGCACGCAGGGGGATGCCGGGGCCGCCGGCGGCGAGGTCGTCGACCTCACCGGGCACTGGCTGGTCCCGGGCTTCGTGGACATCCACAACCACGGCGGCGGAGGCGCCTCGTTCACCAACGGCACCGTCGCCGACATCCTCACCGGTGTCCGCACCCACCGCCTGCACGGCACCACCACCGTGGTCGCCTCCACCGTCACCGGCGAGACCGCCGCGCTCGCCCAGCGCGCCGGGCTGCTCTCCGAGCTGGCCGAGCAGGGCGACATCGCGGGCATCCACTTCGAGGGCCCGTTCATCTCGCCGTGCCGCAAGGGCGCGCACTCCGAGGCGCTGCTGCGCGACCCGGACCCCGCCGAGGTCCGCAAGCTGCTCGACGCGGCGCGCGGCCAGGCCACCATGGTCACGCTCGCCCCCGAACTGCCCGGCGGCCTGGACTCCGTACGGCTGCTCGCCGAGCACGGCGTGATCGCGGCCGTGGGCCACACCGACGCCACCTACGAGCAGACCGTGGCCGCCATCGACGCGGGCGCGAGCGTCGCCACCCACCTCTTCAACGCGATGCCGCCGCTCGGCCACCGGACGCCGGGACCCGTCGCGGCCCTGCTGGAGGACGACCGGGTGACCGTCGAGCTGATCAACGACGGCACCCACCTGCACCCCGCCGCCCTGCAACTGGCCTTCCACCGCGCCGGCGCCGCCCGGGTCGCCTTCATCACGGACGCCATGGACGCGGCCGGCTTCGGCGACGGCCTCTACCGCCTCGGACCGCTCGCCGTGGAGGTCAAGGACGGCGTGGCCCGGCTCGCCGAGGGCGGTTCCATCGCGGGCTCCACCCTCACCCTGGACCGCGCCTTGCAGCGCGCGGTCACCGTGGACCGCCTGCCCGTCCAGGACGCCGTCCACGCCCTCAGCGAGAACCCGGCCAGGCTCCTCGGCCGCTACGACACCGTGGGCTCCCTGGAACCCGGCAAGGACGCCGACGCGGTCGTCCTCGACGCGGACTTCGGGCTCGCGGGGGTCATGCGGAAGGGCGAGTGGGTGGTGCGGCCGGGGGACTGA
- a CDS encoding ROK family protein — protein sequence MRHVIALDVGGTGMKGALVGADGALLYERRRATGRERGADAVVDAILDFAAELRGAGEERFGEGAAAAGAAVPGIVDSERGLAVYAANLGWDRVPLRDLLSRRLGGLPVALGHDVRTGGLAEGRIGAGRGADRFLFVALGTGIAGAIGIDGAIEPGAHGSAGEIGHMVVRPGGPPCDCGQRGCLERLASAAAVSRAWAAASGDPDADAAGCAEAVAAGDPRAAEVWQAAVDALADGLVAALTLIDPRTLIVGGGLAEAGQTLFAPLRAAVERRVTFQGLPDIVPAALGDTAGCLGAGLLAWDLLAGSAAPGPAAEGVRPAGAVPSPAPRPGGSTSTPTTPRR from the coding sequence GTGAGACATGTCATCGCCCTGGACGTGGGCGGCACCGGGATGAAGGGCGCCCTGGTCGGGGCGGACGGCGCGCTGCTGTACGAGCGGCGCCGGGCGACCGGCCGCGAGCGGGGCGCCGACGCCGTCGTCGACGCGATCCTCGACTTCGCCGCCGAGCTGCGCGGCGCCGGCGAGGAGCGGTTCGGCGAGGGTGCCGCGGCGGCCGGTGCGGCCGTCCCCGGCATCGTCGACTCCGAGCGCGGCCTCGCCGTCTACGCCGCCAACCTGGGCTGGGACCGCGTTCCGCTGCGCGACCTGCTGAGCCGCCGGCTCGGCGGGCTGCCGGTGGCGCTCGGCCACGACGTGCGCACCGGCGGGCTCGCCGAGGGCCGGATCGGGGCGGGCCGGGGCGCCGACCGGTTCCTCTTCGTGGCGCTGGGCACCGGGATCGCGGGCGCCATCGGCATCGACGGCGCCATCGAGCCCGGCGCGCACGGCTCGGCCGGCGAGATCGGGCACATGGTGGTCCGCCCCGGCGGGCCGCCCTGCGACTGCGGCCAGCGCGGCTGCCTGGAACGCCTCGCGTCGGCCGCCGCGGTGAGCCGGGCGTGGGCGGCGGCCTCCGGCGACCCGGACGCGGACGCCGCGGGCTGCGCCGAGGCCGTCGCCGCGGGCGACCCGCGCGCCGCCGAGGTCTGGCAGGCGGCCGTGGACGCGCTCGCGGACGGCCTGGTCGCCGCTCTCACCCTGATCGACCCGCGCACCCTGATCGTCGGCGGCGGCCTCGCCGAGGCCGGTCAGACGCTGTTCGCGCCGCTGCGTGCCGCCGTCGAACGCCGCGTCACCTTCCAGGGCCTGCCCGACATCGTGCCCGCGGCCCTCGGCGACACCGCGGGCTGCCTCGGTGCGGGGCTGCTCGCCTGGGACCTGCTCGCCGGTTCCGCCGCCCCCGGGCCCGCCGCCGAGGGCGTCCGGCCCGCCGGCGCCGTCCCGTCCCCCGCTCCCCGCCCCGGCGGGAGCACGTCCACCCCCACGACTCCCCGGAGGTAA
- a CDS encoding DUF3263 domain-containing protein: MSARHRAVLALERRNWPAPGAKERAIREQLGLAPVRYYQLLNALLDDPRALAHDPVTVNRLRRIRARRRTER, from the coding sequence CTGAGCGCCCGGCACCGTGCCGTCCTCGCACTCGAACGGCGCAACTGGCCCGCACCCGGCGCGAAGGAGCGCGCCATACGCGAGCAACTGGGCCTCGCGCCGGTCCGCTACTACCAGCTCCTCAACGCGCTCCTCGACGACCCGCGTGCCCTGGCACACGACCCCGTCACGGTGAACCGGCTGCGCAGGATCCGCGCCCGCCGCCGCACGGAACGCTGA
- a CDS encoding PstS family phosphate ABC transporter substrate-binding protein produces the protein MGWLLDLLAPENLLALLGVVATVGVLSYERLFPGRKRIGFRVQMDTVIDDGSRDEGPLHQRLRILESQTDLSGLSGASLVLLRIENDGFRGIDAQDYINSPAADHGLTATFPGRTVRDVAVTEPSHLSLLRYLPRGSNEESPGLVWSGSEVSIPRVPLNRGDHFKLLVLLTGPGGEKPAEVDGRLKEGKVRNNERFRRPTNRMLGLILSLFLVTVAQPFFFSHFQEKPLPAGCAGGNLSVVGSTAFEPVMTRLAGAYRENCKSAPKITVDAHGSGAGISTLLDRGSAAGNGFAPYLALSDGPAQSRNPRLKGRLVAVSVFALVVNKDVRLTDIRRADLQKLYTGDITDWRDLRAASGTPGPHLRVTLVGRDGDSGSRNVFEERLLGGTTEPPRTSSADDCGTRFREYKGITRCEQSSTDRLLKTVAATPGAIGYADLHTAQEYAAKGKLQLLGLDGKQPSTDAVRTSGYPFWEPEYAYTYGTPPDNSLTSKFLDSMNSDTGQNVMERNGHLPCTVPDNRDACDQARQEDR, from the coding sequence ATGGGGTGGCTGCTGGATCTGCTGGCGCCGGAGAACCTGCTGGCGCTGCTCGGCGTCGTGGCGACCGTCGGGGTGCTGTCGTACGAGCGGCTGTTCCCCGGCCGCAAGCGGATCGGCTTCCGCGTCCAGATGGACACGGTGATAGACGACGGCAGCCGGGACGAGGGCCCGCTGCACCAGCGGCTGCGGATTCTGGAGAGCCAGACGGACCTGTCCGGCCTGTCCGGCGCGTCCCTGGTGCTGCTGAGGATCGAGAACGACGGCTTCCGCGGCATCGACGCGCAGGACTACATCAACTCCCCCGCGGCGGACCACGGCCTGACGGCCACCTTCCCGGGCCGCACCGTCCGGGACGTCGCGGTCACCGAGCCCAGCCACCTGTCCCTGCTGCGCTACCTGCCCCGCGGCAGCAACGAGGAGAGCCCCGGCCTCGTCTGGTCGGGCAGCGAGGTCTCCATACCGCGGGTGCCGCTGAACCGCGGCGACCACTTCAAGCTGCTGGTGCTGCTGACCGGCCCCGGCGGGGAGAAGCCGGCGGAGGTCGACGGCCGCCTCAAGGAGGGCAAGGTCCGCAACAACGAGCGGTTCCGGCGCCCCACCAACCGGATGCTCGGGCTGATCCTCAGCCTCTTCCTCGTGACGGTCGCCCAGCCGTTCTTCTTCAGCCACTTCCAGGAGAAGCCGCTCCCGGCGGGCTGTGCGGGCGGGAACCTCAGCGTCGTCGGCTCCACCGCGTTCGAGCCGGTGATGACCCGGCTGGCCGGCGCCTACCGCGAGAACTGCAAGAGCGCCCCGAAGATCACCGTCGACGCGCACGGCAGCGGGGCCGGCATCAGCACCCTGCTCGACCGGGGCTCGGCGGCCGGCAACGGCTTCGCCCCGTACCTCGCGCTCTCCGACGGACCCGCGCAGAGCAGGAACCCGCGCCTGAAGGGGCGTCTCGTCGCGGTCTCGGTGTTCGCGCTGGTCGTCAACAAGGACGTGCGGCTCACCGACATCCGCCGCGCGGACCTCCAGAAGCTCTACACCGGGGACATCACGGACTGGCGTGACCTGCGCGCCGCGTCGGGCACGCCCGGCCCCCACCTCCGGGTCACGCTGGTGGGCCGGGACGGCGACTCCGGCTCCCGCAACGTCTTCGAGGAGCGGCTGCTGGGCGGCACCACCGAGCCCCCGCGCACGTCGAGCGCCGACGACTGCGGCACCCGGTTCCGCGAGTACAAGGGCATCACCCGCTGCGAGCAGAGCAGCACCGACCGGCTGCTGAAGACGGTGGCCGCCACGCCCGGCGCGATCGGCTACGCCGACCTGCACACCGCCCAGGAGTACGCCGCCAAGGGGAAGCTGCAACTGCTCGGCCTGGACGGCAAGCAGCCCTCCACCGACGCCGTCCGGACCAGCGGCTACCCCTTCTGGGAGCCCGAGTACGCCTACACGTACGGGACCCCGCCGGACAACTCGCTCACCTCGAAGTTCCTCGACTCCATGAACAGCGACACCGGCCAGAACGTCATGGAGCGCAACGGCCACCTGCCCTGCACGGTCCCGGACAACCGGGACGCTTGCGATCAGGCCCGGCAGGAGGATCGGTGA
- the otsB gene encoding trehalose-phosphatase has translation MANDVSPDPLPTPVTEAGRDGLAALLARPDEAVVGLDFDGTLAPIVPDPDAARAHAGAVPALAALAPEVRSVAVVTGRPVEAAVRLGGFAGVAGLDHLVVLGHYGAERWDAATGAVSAPDPHPGVAAVRAALPEVIGGTADARGATIEDKGFAVAVHTRRAERPEEALRALREPLTDLAEGNGLVVEPGRLVLELRPPGMDKGVALTAYVHEVGARAVLYAGDDLGDLPAFAAVDKLRDEGLPGLLVCSGSTEVEELAARADLVVDGPSGVVELLSALAAQAAR, from the coding sequence ATGGCCAACGATGTCAGCCCGGACCCCCTGCCGACGCCCGTCACCGAGGCGGGCCGCGACGGCCTGGCCGCGCTGCTCGCGCGGCCGGACGAAGCCGTGGTCGGCCTGGACTTCGACGGGACGCTCGCGCCGATCGTCCCCGACCCCGACGCGGCCCGCGCGCACGCCGGCGCGGTGCCCGCACTCGCGGCGCTCGCGCCCGAGGTGCGCTCGGTGGCGGTGGTCACGGGCCGCCCCGTCGAGGCGGCGGTGCGGCTCGGCGGCTTCGCGGGGGTCGCGGGCCTGGACCACCTGGTCGTCCTCGGGCACTACGGCGCCGAGCGCTGGGACGCCGCGACCGGCGCGGTATCCGCGCCCGACCCGCACCCCGGGGTGGCCGCGGTGCGGGCCGCGCTGCCCGAGGTGATCGGGGGCACGGCGGACGCGCGCGGCGCCACGATCGAGGACAAGGGCTTCGCGGTGGCCGTGCACACCCGCCGCGCCGAACGCCCGGAGGAGGCCCTCAGGGCCCTGCGCGAACCGCTCACCGACCTCGCCGAAGGCAACGGCCTGGTCGTCGAGCCCGGCCGCCTCGTGCTGGAGCTCCGCCCGCCGGGCATGGACAAGGGCGTGGCACTGACGGCGTACGTGCACGAGGTCGGCGCGCGTGCGGTGCTGTACGCCGGGGACGACCTCGGCGACCTGCCCGCGTTCGCCGCCGTCGACAAGCTCCGCGACGAGGGGCTGCCCGGGTTGCTGGTGTGCAGCGGCAGCACGGAGGTGGAGGAACTCGCGGCCCGCGCGGACCTGGTCGTCGACGGCCCGTCCGGAGTGGTGGAACTACTGTCCGCGCTGGCGGCGCAGGCGGCGCGGTAG
- a CDS encoding trehalose-6-phosphate synthase, with the protein MLVASNRGPVSYTVLGDGSMRAKRGGGGLVSGLSAIGPDADAVWVCAALGDGDRVAVERTGGRLPSEDTGGQRVRMLGIAPEVHAAAYNGIANSVLWFVHHMLYQIPLEPVFDAEFRQQWAAYEEYNAAFARALAEEAAEGAAVLVQDYHLALVPGMLRELRPDLLIGHFSHTPWAPPEYFRMLPDDIAEQVLRGMLGADRLGFLTGRWAAAFTACCEAVLPDGTGGTRIGVHGLGADGDFLRERAHREDVDERLAVLRGQIGTDPEGRPRRTIVRVDRTELSKNIIRGLLAYRQFLADHPEWHERVVHIAFAYPSRQDLAVYRDYTAEVSRLAAEVNSTYGSLGWTPVVLHVEDDFARSLAAYRLADVALVNPVRDGMNLVAKEVPVVSDEGCVLVLSREAGAYEELADEVIAVNPYDVTGTAAALHTALGVAPEQRAEGTKRLAAAATALPPAKWFLDQLSALRSDTNDDRLA; encoded by the coding sequence ATCCTCGTCGCGTCCAACCGCGGGCCGGTCTCGTACACCGTGCTCGGCGACGGGTCGATGCGCGCCAAGCGGGGCGGGGGCGGGCTGGTGTCCGGGCTCTCCGCGATCGGGCCGGACGCCGACGCCGTCTGGGTGTGCGCGGCGCTCGGTGACGGCGATCGGGTGGCCGTGGAGCGTACCGGGGGCAGACTGCCCAGCGAGGACACCGGCGGGCAGCGCGTCCGGATGCTCGGTATCGCGCCGGAGGTGCACGCCGCCGCGTACAACGGCATCGCGAACTCCGTGCTCTGGTTCGTGCACCACATGCTGTACCAGATCCCGCTGGAGCCCGTCTTCGACGCGGAGTTCCGGCAGCAGTGGGCGGCGTACGAGGAGTACAACGCCGCGTTCGCAAGGGCGCTCGCCGAGGAGGCCGCCGAAGGCGCCGCGGTGCTGGTGCAGGACTACCACCTGGCGCTGGTGCCGGGGATGCTGCGGGAGCTGCGGCCCGATCTGCTCATCGGGCACTTCTCGCACACCCCGTGGGCGCCGCCGGAGTACTTCCGGATGCTGCCCGACGACATCGCGGAGCAGGTGCTGCGCGGCATGCTCGGCGCCGACCGCCTCGGCTTCCTGACGGGCCGGTGGGCGGCGGCGTTCACGGCCTGCTGCGAGGCCGTGCTGCCCGACGGCACCGGCGGCACCCGGATCGGGGTCCACGGCCTCGGCGCGGACGGGGACTTCCTGCGCGAGCGCGCGCACCGCGAGGACGTCGACGAGCGGCTCGCCGTGCTGCGCGGCCAGATCGGCACCGACCCCGAGGGCCGCCCGCGCCGCACCATCGTGCGCGTGGACCGCACCGAGCTGTCCAAGAACATCATCCGCGGGCTGCTCGCGTACCGGCAGTTCCTCGCCGACCACCCCGAGTGGCACGAGCGTGTCGTGCACATTGCCTTCGCCTACCCGTCCCGGCAGGACCTCGCCGTCTACCGGGACTACACGGCGGAGGTGAGCCGCCTCGCCGCGGAGGTCAACAGCACGTACGGGTCGCTCGGCTGGACCCCCGTCGTGCTCCATGTGGAGGACGACTTCGCGCGCTCCCTCGCCGCGTACCGGCTCGCGGACGTGGCCCTGGTCAACCCCGTGCGGGACGGCATGAACCTCGTCGCCAAGGAGGTGCCGGTGGTGTCGGACGAGGGGTGCGTGCTGGTGCTGTCCCGGGAGGCCGGCGCGTACGAGGAGCTGGCCGACGAGGTGATCGCCGTCAACCCGTACGACGTGACGGGGACCGCCGCCGCGCTCCACACGGCGCTCGGCGTGGCCCCGGAGCAGCGGGCCGAGGGGACGAAGCGGCTGGCCGCGGCGGCGACGGCGCTGCCGCCCGCCAAGTGGTTCCTCGACCAGCTCTCCGCGCTGCGCTCGGACACGAACGACGACCGGCTCGCCTGA
- a CDS encoding glucosyl-3-phosphoglycerate synthase produces the protein MLEEVEWWLDRRSSSVADRPRHQLAAAKRAGGATVSVVLPALDEEETVGEIVSVIRRELMGVRGAAVPLVDELVVVDSGSTDRTAEVAAAAGARVVHRDEILPRIPALPGKGEVLWRSLLVTGGDIVCFVDADLREFSADFVAGIVGPLLTEPDVHLVKAMYDRPLDGRPGEGGRVTELMARPLLNLHWPRLAGFVQPLGGEYAARRSLLERLPFPVGYGVELGLLVDALHTVGLDALAQVDVGERLHRHQDGRALGRMAAAIYRTAQVRLARGHVGGRSMVRPVLTQFERTGEGFEPRSYAVDVEERPAMNLVPEYAERRAA, from the coding sequence GTGCTGGAAGAGGTCGAGTGGTGGCTGGACCGGCGATCGTCGTCGGTGGCCGACCGGCCGCGGCATCAGCTCGCCGCCGCCAAGCGCGCCGGCGGCGCGACGGTCAGCGTCGTGCTGCCTGCGCTCGACGAGGAGGAGACGGTCGGCGAGATCGTCTCGGTGATCAGGCGCGAGCTCATGGGGGTGCGCGGGGCGGCGGTGCCGCTGGTGGACGAGCTGGTCGTCGTCGACTCCGGGTCCACCGACCGCACGGCCGAGGTGGCCGCGGCGGCGGGCGCGCGGGTCGTGCACCGCGACGAGATCCTGCCGCGGATCCCCGCGCTGCCCGGCAAGGGCGAGGTGCTCTGGCGCTCGCTGCTCGTGACCGGCGGCGACATCGTGTGCTTCGTCGACGCGGACCTGCGCGAGTTCTCGGCCGACTTCGTGGCGGGCATCGTGGGGCCGCTGCTCACCGAGCCCGACGTGCACCTGGTGAAGGCCATGTACGACCGGCCGCTCGACGGCCGACCCGGCGAGGGCGGGCGGGTCACGGAGCTGATGGCGCGCCCGCTGCTGAACCTCCACTGGCCCCGGCTCGCCGGGTTCGTCCAGCCGCTGGGCGGCGAGTACGCGGCCCGCAGGTCGCTGCTGGAGCGGCTGCCGTTCCCCGTCGGGTACGGGGTCGAGCTGGGGCTGCTCGTGGACGCGCTGCACACCGTCGGGCTCGACGCGCTGGCCCAGGTGGACGTGGGTGAGCGGCTGCACCGGCACCAGGACGGGCGTGCGCTCGGGCGGATGGCGGCGGCGATCTACCGGACGGCGCAGGTGCGGCTTGCGCGGGGGCATGTGGGGGGTCGGTCGATGGTTCGGCCTGTGCTTACGCAGTTCGAGCGGACCGGGGAGGGGTTTGAGCCTCGGTCGTATGCGGTGGATGTGGAGGAGCGGCCGGCGATGAATCTGGTGCCGGAGTATGCGGAGCGGAGGGCGGCTTAG